From Entelurus aequoreus isolate RoL-2023_Sb linkage group LG22, RoL_Eaeq_v1.1, whole genome shotgun sequence, one genomic window encodes:
- the slc5a10 gene encoding uncharacterized protein slc5a10 isoform X1 — protein MAEMGISTRRLVLKKGAKPTIFDRPRTSPEHPTPSTSGQTGHMRSAFAKRERKRTIDQIMDSTTTASVADAVDEPMAMALDLPDEEGDQDQGNTREQGCQTDWVPIGTAPTAMTSSKSTQTGKIHHRSKGHQVTPDILERVRARPARVSEVPLSSVAAPSDSPEMQTNIAAPGVSGMQAKLRPPPALFDEGPASSPTAPFVGGSSDDSYVPSESTTSDPCQSDGSPDRPCTHQMREEGCHKEPKYIIFESCLQSLVKWCHCPVCGSQDISPSWDSNGTQLTMTLQCASCDQRSSWSSQPNIGPYAAGNILLSAGILFAGASSGKVLQVLNSIGVVTYVKRTFFNHQELILQPAIKKVWEEQQRTHLTMLQVEGRPLVLGGDGRADSPGHSAKFGTYTTMELVANVVLDLQVVQSNECLGSYHMEMEGLKRMVELLISWDLDVGVLVTDRHRQIAKWIRENMPNTRHCYDIWHVAKSIGKKLKAIAKHKDCEDLKPWVQSIINHLYWAAVSTPPGEGELLVAKWKSVERHIQNIHKDHGDLFPICTHGQLQRQKKWLKQSSRSAVKLEEVVNNKSLLKDIAMLSGEHQTSKVEAFHSLIIQFAPKMYVFSYIGMLCRNLLAGLHWNENSSRPIATTQAGAERYAVRYPKYKAGGHVVKKIATEPTYRYVDDLIREVVAGCRQTPDERTPLSVTVDVPPFLCDELEKPDKEEAIAKHRSRFGKCEMPSR, from the exons atggcagaaatgggaatcagcactcgtcgactcgtgctgaagaaaggtgcgaagccaactattttcgatagaccacggacaagtccggagcacccgaccccctccacaagcggacagactgggcacatgaggtctgcatttgccaaaagggaaaggaagagg acaatagatcagatcatggacagtacgactacggcatcagtggcggatgcggtggatgaaccaatggcaatggcactagatttgcctgatgaggagggcgatcaagatcag ggaaatacaagagaacaaggatgccagacggactgggtaccgattgggacagcaccaacagcaatgaccagtagcaagagcacccaaacagggaaaatacatcatagatcaaagg gacaccaggtgaccccagatatcctcgagagggttagagctcggccggccagggttagtgaagtcccattgtcaagtgtagcagctccatctgacagccccgagatgcagactaacatagcagctccaggtgtgtctggaatgcaagccaagctacgaccacctcctgcattgtttgatgaaggaccagcatcaagtcccactgcgccttttgttggtggttcttccgatgacagctatgtgccgagtgagtcaacgacatcggatccgtgtcaatctgacgggtcgccagatcgcccatgtactcaccagatgcgtgaagagggctgccacaaggaaccgaagtacatcatctttgagtcgtgcctccagagtctcgtcaagtggtgtcactgtccagtctgtggcagccaggacataagcccttcttgggattcgaacggtacacagctgaccatgactcttcaatgtgcatcatgtgaccagaggagtagttggagcagccagccaaacattggcccttatgccgcgggcaacatcctgctgtctgctggcatcctcttcgctggggcatcttctggcaaggtgttgcaagtgctgaacagcatcggagtggtcacgtatgtgaagaggacatttttcaaccaccaggagctcatcctgcagccagccatcaaaaaggtgtgggaggaacagcaacggacgcacctcaccatgctgcaggtggaaggccgacccctcgtccttggtggtgatgggcgagcagacagtccgggacacagcgccaagttcggtacctacaccacaatggagcttgtggccaatgtggttctcgaccttcaggttgtacag agcaacgaatgtcttggcagctaccatatggagatggaaggactgaagaggatggtggaactgctgatcagctgggacctggatgtcggggtgctggtgacagacagacacagacagatcgctaaatggattcgtgaaaacatgcccaatacacggcactgctatgacatctggcatgttgcaaaat ccatcggaaagaaactgaaggccatcgccaagcataaggactgtgaagacctgaagccctgggtgcaaagtataatcaaccacctctactgggcagcagtgtctacaccgcctggagagggggaacttctggttgccaagtggaagtctgtggagcgacacattcagaacatccacaaggaccatggcgacctcttcccaatttgtactcatggacaactgcaacggcaaaagaaatggctcaaacaaa gttcacgctcagcagtgaaactggaggaggtggtcaacaacaagtccctgctaaaagatatcgccatgctgtcgggtgaacaccagacttccaaggtggaggcgttccatagccttatcatacag ttcgcaccgaaaatgtatgtcttctcatacatcggaatgctgtgcag gaacctgcttgctgggctgcactggaacgaaaattcgagccgccctatagccactacacaagcgggtgctgagcgctatgcagtacgctacccgaagtataaagcagggggccatgtggtcaagaaaatcgcgacagagccaacatacc gctacgtagatgacttgatcagggaggttgttgctggctgcagacagacccctgacgagagaacaccactcagcgtcactgtggatgtgcctcccttcctctgcgatgaactggagaagccagacaaggaggaagccatcgccaagcacaggagtcgcttcggtaagtgtgaaatgccctcccggtaa
- the LOC133639711 gene encoding uncharacterized protein LOC133639711 gives MMAARSESDSDRDSDDFSINLSEDERFVDEESASEGLVGSGSDSDREEAVRGIEPYRFEPDADEDGQEDAAAIDAGGAHDIDRLENTEWCTCQNCVNMETVAECVCCSEIEAVTRTMEEEGVKTCIIDHHGFPSVCLDEWVLQTAYNAYKQQYGMLQQQQNERRRHTAYRQFVRFCWGYLGKDIRVVLPACVVHKIRTTFPSMDYTGFQDVQ, from the exons atgatggccgccagatctgagagcgattctgaccgagatagcgacgatttctccattaatttgagcgaggatgaaagatttgtggatgaggaaagtgcaagtgaaggactagtggggagtggaagcgattcagatagggaagaagctgtgagagggatagagccatatcgctttgaacccgacgctgatgaagacggtcaggaggacgctgctgctattgatgctggaggagcacacgacatagatcgccttgagaatacagaatg gtgtacatgtcaaaactgtgtgaacatggagacagtggctgagtgtgtctgctgtagtgaaatagaggcagtgaccagaacgatggaggaggagggggtgaagacgtgcatcatagaccaccatggctttccatctgtgtgtctggatgaatgggtgctgcagacagcgtataacgcctacaaacagcaatatggcatgctgcagcaacagcaaaatga gcggagacgacacacagcctatcgacagtttgtccgcttctgctggggatatctgggaaaggacataagggtggtactaccagcttgtgtagtacataagattaggacaacattcccatcgatggactacacggggttccaagacgtgcagtga